A single genomic interval of Natator depressus isolate rNatDep1 chromosome 14, rNatDep2.hap1, whole genome shotgun sequence harbors:
- the PPP1R18 gene encoding phostensin, with product MASAQAPALPEWKLQLLERKRKEEEEARRREREQQDRMAKMPAWKREIIERRRAKQGSGASFSDPEGGGGGAGPPSAVVGLPSSGMGQEESAVLQEKIGPVHQNPFIQLEKRRKETVAPEAEPAGAKAKQLMELYSQRPGVRTLRADNVIIIESVPGAAPPGAERRAEAKSGSVESLNELLARRGGSVTEIQAGEVFIVKSALSRSVEDLNSFGQSHGEADCRLGLPEQRRGRVSKLLSRFGQEDPPPRPLRSLSTENLADGSYERPLAARKPPGSAQRRSGTPSPPRDLPGLAPSPPPFTVASYRSQFEARSEAWPESPPRRSPTGKAWGREAASPERGARLDGGSPGLVVPGPRSREANSPDRGAWHCGNTLAVVPGPQGTEAASPERGTRGDGNAMAPGPRGREAASPDRGARPGGGALAVGLGLQAREAASPERGARPGGGALAVGLGLQAREAASPERGARPGGGVLAVGLGLQAREAASPERRDGAGDGSGAVIPGPPGREVASPDSGGRADNGDASSSGPPADTILDAEAQAKAVASLRLHSRNSFVVVPRRAAASPPPDPGEARQETSTSPPKAAAAPASTSSSSSPSREQLPLPASTEEPAEGEAMRRGGRGPRELGGPSALPHPAVQRRSGNTITINPRKAPAPAVENGVEGEGGPAAPEKAAGAPLKKRYPTAEEIQVIGGYLSLSKSCLAKNDPHRKKLKISFSESQLERTFQYPSEGSLLEEFGPPEESDVLAPANPHGEDDEEEEELLLLHRGLPGVLRTKSLIVDESCRR from the exons ATGGCGTCGGCTCAGGCACCGGCCCTGCCGGAGTGgaagctgcagctgctggagaggaagcggaaggaagaggaagaggcgCGACGTAGAGAGCGGGAGCAGCAGGACCGCATGGCCAAGATGCCAGCCTGGAAGCGGGAGATCATTGAACGCCGCCGTGCCAAGCAGGGCTCCGGCGCCTCTTTCTCGGACCCGGAGGGCGGTGGCGGCGGAGCAGGGCCCCCCTCAGCTGTGGTGGGGCTGCCCAGCTCCGGGATGGGCCAGGAGGAGAGCGCCGTGCTGCAGGAGAAGATTGGCCCGGTGCACCAGAATCCCTTCATCCAGCTGGAGAAGCGGCGCAAGGAGACGGTGGCGCCGGAGGCCGAGCCGGCTGGTGCCAAGGCCAAGCAGTTGATGGAGCTGTACAGCCAACGTCCCGGGGTGAGGACCCTACGGGCCGACAACGTCATCATCATTGAGTCGGTCCCCGGAGCGGCGCCGCCGGGGGCCGAGCGGCGGGCCGAGGCCAAATCCGGCAGCGTGGAGTCCCTGAACGAGCTGCTGGCCCGGCGCGGCGGGAGCGTGACTGAGATCCAGGCCGGCGAAGTCTTCATTGTCAAATCAGCCCTCAGCCGCAGCGTGGAAGACCTCAACTCCTTCGGCCAAAGCCACGGCGAGGCCGATTGCCGGCTGGGGCTCCCGGAGCAACGCCGTGGGCGTGTCAGCAAGTTGCTAAGCCGCTTCGGCCAGGAGGACCCACCCCCGCGCCCGCTCAGGTCCCTCAGCACCGAGAACCTCGCCGATGGCTCCTATGAACGCCCCCTGGCGGCAAGGAAACCACCCGGCTCGGCCCAGCGCCGTAGTGGCACACCCAGCCCTCCCCGTGACCTGCCGGGCCTGGCCCCCTCGCCACCTCCCTTCACTGTGGCTTCCTACCGCAGCCAATTTGAAGCCAGGTCTGAGGCCTGGCCAGAGAGCCCTCCGAGGCGCTCCCCCACCGGCAAAGCGTGGGGCAGGGAGGCCGCCTCGCCAGAGAGGGGAGCCAGGCTTGATGGCGGCAGCCCTGGCCTGGTGGTGCCAGGCCCTCGGAGCAGGGAGGCCAATTCACCGGACAGGGGAGCCTGGCACTGTGGAAACACATTGGCCGTGGTGCCAGGGCCTCAAGGCACGGAGGCCGCCTCACCAGAAAGGGGAACTAGGGGTGATGGCAATGCCATGGCGCCAGGACCGCGAGGCAGAGAAGCCGCCTCACCGGACAGGGGAGCCAGGCCTGGCGGCGGTGCgttggctgtggggctgggcctaCAAGCCAGAGAAGCCGCCTCACCGGAGAggggagccaggcctggtggCGGTGCgttggctgtggggctgggcctaCAAGCCAGAGAAGCCGCCTCACCGGAGAggggagccaggcctggtggCGGTGTGTTGGCGGTGGGACTGGGCCTACAAGCCAGAGAAGCCGCCTCACCGGAGAGGCGTGATGGTGCTGGCGACGGCTCGGGTGCGGTGATACCGGGCCCACCGGGCAGAGAGGTCGCCTCTCCAGACAGTGGGGGTAGGGCGGACAACGGAGACGCCTCATCCTCAGGCCCGCCTGCCGACACCATCTTGGATGCCGAGGCCCAGGCCAAAGCCGTGGCCAGCCTGCGCCTGCACTCGCGCAACTCCTTCGTGGTGGTGCCGCGCCGGGCggccgcctcccctcccccagaccccGGTGAGGCTCGGCAGGAAACCAGCACTTCTCCTCCAAAGGCTGCCGCTGCTCCGgcctccacttcctcctcctcctcccctagcCGCGAGCAGCTTCCCCTCCCGGCCAGCACCGAGGAGCCGGCCGAGGGGGAGGCCATGAGGCGCGGGGGCCGGGGGCCCCGGGAGCTGGGgggcccctctgccctgccccacccggCCGTGCAGCGCCGGAGTGGCAACACCATCACCATCAATCCCCGCAAGGCGCCGGCGCCGGCCGTGGAGAACGGCGTGGAGGGCGAGGGGGGCCCCGCGGCGCCCGAGAAGGCGGCTGGCGCGCCACTGAAGAAGCGCTACCCGACGGCGGAGGAGATCCAGGTGATCGGGGGCTACCTGTCCCTGTCGAAATCCTGCCTGGCCAAGAACGACCCCCACCGCAAAAAG TTGAAGATCTCGTTCAGTGAGAGCCAGCTGGAGCGCACCTTCCAGTACCCATCTGAGGGGTCCCTGCTGGAGGAGTTTGGGCCCCCTGAGGAGTCGGACGTGCTGGCCCCTGCCAACCCCCACGGGGAGGAtgacgaggaagaggaggagctgctgcttctccaTCGCGGCCTGCCGGGTGTGCTCAGGACCAAATCCCTCATCGTGG ATGAATCCTGCAGGCGGTAa
- the NRM gene encoding nurim, whose protein sequence is MAASLLLLVPALGSFLFTFGTGVELIRFASLRAVLPGGGRPEVTPSVEWGAALRDPGVLWPLAMDLGLVALFVLQHSLMATALVKRWTTNCFGVLQRSFYVFCTALALQLLMRYWQPIRHGPLLWNACTEPWDTWVPLICFILHFIAWLVIFSVTLIFDYAELMGVKQVYYHCLGMGDPLALKSVRAVRLYSHLRHPVYLEFLLVLWAVPCLSLDRLLLAGLFTTYLSCGHSLDQQDYLYLRAQLDKKFLVFSREEAAYGDLLARNGPAAGKES, encoded by the exons ATGGCGgcctcgctgctgctgctggtcccGGCCCTGGGCAGCTTCCTCTTCACCTTCGGCACCGGCGTGGAGCTGATCCGCTTCGCCTCGCTGCGCGCCGTGCTGCCCGGCGGGGGGCGGCCGG AGGTCACCCCCAGTGTGGAGTGGGGGGCTGCCCTGCGGGACCCCGGGGTGCTGTGGCCCCTGGCCATGGACCTGGGCCTGGTGGCACTCTTCGTGCTGCAGCATAGCCTCATGGCCACCGCGCTGGTCAAGCGCTGGACCACCAACTGCTTCGGGGTGCTGCAGAGATCCTTCTACGTCTTCTGCACCGCCCTGGCCCTCCAG CTGCTAATGCGGTACTGGCAACCCATCCGGCATGGTCCCCTGCTCTGGAATGCCTGCACGGAGCCCTGGGACACCTGGGTCCCGCTCATCTGCTTCATCCTGCACTTCATCGCCTGGTTGGTTATCTTCAGTGTCACCCTCATCTTCGACTATGCTGAGCTCATGGGAGTCAAACAG gttTATTACCACTGCCTGGGCATGGGGGACCCGTTGGCGCTGAAGTCCGTGCGGGCCGTGCGGCTCTATTCCCACCTTCGCCACCCTGTCTACCTGGAGTTCTTGCTGGTGCTGTGGGCCGTGCCCTGCCTGTCTCTGGatcgcctcctgctggctggccTCTTCACTACCTACCTGAGCTGCGGGCACAGCCTGGATCAGCAGGACTACCTCTACCTGCGTGCCCAGCTCGACAAGAAATTCCTGGTCTTCTCCCGCGAGGAGGCGGCCTATGGGGACCTGCTGGCCCGCAATGGCCCTGCGGCTGGCAAGGAGAGCTGA